DNA from Camelus dromedarius isolate mCamDro1 chromosome X, mCamDro1.pat, whole genome shotgun sequence:
CAGAAGAGAGTCAGTCCTGGGAGGCCATAGGGCGGGAGGACCTCAGGCAGCAGTTCCTGAAATGcgggtctcagagggactggCGTCCTGGTATGACgggcggggcctcaggtgggctgagaggggaaTCTCAACTCCTGCCAAGAGTCAaggtgaggaccccgagggaggagtgaggggacCCGAGACCCCAGAACAGGGGGACGCAACCGATCCTGCCCCTGCTGGCAGCCCTGGGGGGCCCCCAGGCAGGATGAGCACACGTGGTGTGTCCTGACTTCCGCATCCAGGTCTCAGAGAGACCTCGGACTGATTATAAGGAGGGCCCCTCAGGTGGTTGGAGAGCCGAATCCCAGGTCCCGCTTGGAGTCACGGTGAGGACCCTGAGCTAGCGCGGAGAGGACCTCCCGTGCTAGAAGAGTGGgaacctgccagagcccaggcctcctgccaccaCGCGGGTCCAGGGCTGTACCACAGTGTAGACCCgaggtctcccctcctttctcttccagggGCTCCAGACACCGGGAGGTGAAGGCCTAGGTCTGAGACACGTGTCCTCgggtcacagagcacaggaggcCGGCAGTGCCGGGTGAGGTGTGGGCCCTGAGTGTGTACCCGGGGGCTCCCGGAACAGACGGGAACCCACAAGGCCAACGTCCACTCCACACACCCCCTGTCGCCCCCAGAACCTCGGGCTGGTGCCGGCAGCACCCTGAGGAGTTGCCTCACTTCCCCCGTCAGGTTCACAGACGACCGtccaccaggaggagagccccTGTGAGGCCGAGGGCACCCCTGAAGAGGAGACCTGTAAGTCGCCTTTGTCAGAGCCCCTCAGGGTGGGTTTCTCAGCCCAGCCTGCTGACACAccctctctcccccaggcccttGGGTCTCCATTTGTCACCCCTTCCCTCGCTCCTCTCGGCTGCCCGACACCACTCATCGTGCCCCCCGTTGAGATGAGTGAGCTCCGCAAGGCTGCGGAAGACCTTCAGGACCCCAGAGACTCCCGGGGCCTCATGGATGTTCAGCAGATGGAGGCTGAGCAGGAGGGGGGCGCATCCccctggtcctcctcctcctcagtctcctcttcctACTCTGCCTGTGCCGTGTCCCTGCTCCATGATGCACAGCCTTCGATGGTGACTGACCTGGTGGGCTTCCTGCTCCTCAAGTATCACAGGAAGCAGCCGACCACCAGGGCAGAAATGCTGAGTATCTTCCTCAGAGAATACCAGCACCATTTCCCTGCGGTCTTCAGCCAGGCCTCTGAGTACATGCAGCTGGtctttggggtggatgtgaaggaggtggaTCCCGGGGGCCACTGGTatgtcctggtccccaccctgggcctcacctgtgATGGGATGCTGGGCGATGGGCAGAGCATGCCCAAGAACGGCCTCCTGGTGATGCTCCTTTGCATGATCCACCTGGAGGGAGAGCGCCTCCCTGAGGAGGAGGTGTGGGGAGCACTGAGCAAGCTGGGGCTGCgtgctgggagggagcacttcatctacggggagcccagggagctcatcACCAAAGCGTGGGTGCAGGAGGGGTACCTGGAGTACCGGCAGGTGGCCGACAGCGATCCCGCTCGCTTCGAGTTCCTGTGGGGCCCCCGGGCCCACGCGGAGATCAGCAAGTTGCAAGTCCTGGAGCATGTACACAGGGCCAGTAGACGGGGTCCCAGTTCCTTCCCATCCCTGTCAGATGAGGCTGCTAGcgatgaggaagaggaggcctGAGCCAGACTTGCAGCCGGGCTCCTCCAGGCCCCTGTCCACCAGCAGCTTCTCCTGCCGGGCAGGAAGGGAGTCCATCCTTCACTCTGTGTTTGCAGAGCGAGCGGTCAGCCTTGGAAGGAGTGAGGGCCCGGGCCAGCTCGGGGGGCACGGCGtacagcatctctgggctcctCCCGTCCTTTATGGTGACGTGGAAATTGATCTTTGTTTCCTGTAGGTGTTTTTCAGTGCTGTTCCTGTTAATAGAAGATTTAATAAGCTTCAGTATCTAACTTTGTGAATGACATTGATCACAACGTGTGTGTGCTTATCCAGTTCAAACACAacagttttcctcttctgtaaaggagACTGaaatctgtctctctttttttttttttcctgtcatcctGGATGACATAATATGGAATTGCAATTAGAATTGTTTGGGAAATGTGAGAGTAATTAGCAATAATATAGATGAGGGAAGATTTagaacaataaaagtaaaaatattaactcGCTTCTTATCCCTTCTTGTTTGTCATTTTATACGTGTAATATCCCTATGTTTAATTGGATTTCCACGGGTTAtttaagaaagtaggagaaaatcagTCTGAATCAATAGGATCCCCGCTCACCGTCTCACTTCATCCGCACACATTCACCGAGCCTCTGCTCTTCTCTTTGGGaagctggggttgggggcgggggtccttctgtgggaggtgatggtaatgaagctgggtggtggcggcaggCAGACGTGCAGACGGCACTTTTAGTGGTGAGAGGAACGTGTCAGGTGGGAGGTTGCTGTGAGCAGTCCCTCTGGGATCGTGGATACATCTCCTGGGCGAGAGGGGAAGATGCACTTTGTTCAGGGATGCTTAGAGACCTGGTTATCCTGCCTGAGCTGCTAGGACACTCAGAATGCTCCGAATGCAGGGAGGAGTGGCGTTTGATGTGGCTCCCAGTGTACTCCGTCCTGGCGTATATAGTTGAAGAGCTTTGGTAACCGCCCCAAACGCGGGGTAGGATTTACTGGGGTGTGTTCTTGGAAACGGTCTGCTGGACACTTACACTGATGGCTCAGCTCCCCTCGATGGTCAGACTCCAAAGCCATAGGTGCGGAATGGTCCTGGAATTCGCAGGGAGGGAACGCCCGCCGAGGCTGAATACAAAACAGCTCAGAATCCTCCTTGGAGATGAAAGATGGTTCTTGGTGGGTATTCTAGCCTGATTTGCAAAGAGAAACTAGTTAACCGTCCTTCCTCTGTGTCTAGTCTGCTGCCTGCCGCACAGGAAGGTCCTGGCTTTCAGGGTCCCTGATGCCACCTGAGCAGGTGCTCGGGCACTTCCGGTCCCGTGGAGGGCTGCTGAGTTTCCGAGGCTGAGCCTGTGTCCTGGCTTCAGGGCCAGAGAGCACGTTGCCAGCCCGCCGGCCTTGTGGGCGTTactgcagagggcagggcaggaacgtgctgtggagtaagccagaaagagaaagaaaaataccatatgaggttgctcgtatatggaatctaaaaaaagaacataaattcaaaacagaaacagactcatagacatagaatacatacttgtggttgccaagggggcggggggtgggaagggacagactgggatttcaaaatttgtagatcttgacaggcatatatagcatagataaacaagattatactgtatagcacagggaaatatatgcaagatcttgtggcagctcacagcgaaaaaaaaatgtgacaatgaatatatgtatgttcatgtataactgaaaaattgtgctctacactggaatttgacacaatattgtaaaatgactagaactcaataaaaaatatggaaaaattccCAAACAATTAACAAAAGGACAATAAGAATCTACTGATTGATAACCTCTTTAATTGTGCAAGAACTAAATACTCCAATCATagacatagactggctgaatggcTACAAAAGAAGGCTCAtgtatatatgctgcctacaagaggcTCAACTGAGATCTAAAGACATACATAGATTAAAAGTGAGGGGATTGAAAATgttattccatgcaaatggaaataaaaactaagCCAGGGtagcaatacttgtatcagacaaaacagaatttaaaacaaagactgtaacaagacaCAAAGAATTACAAAGTGATGAAGGGATCCATCCAAAAAGAAGATATAATATTATAAGTATATGTGCACCcaacacaggagcacctaaatacagaAAGCAAGTATTAACAGACATGAAGAGAAAAATCGGCAGTAACACAATAATGGTAGGAGACTGGAACACCCCACTTCTATGAATGAATCGATCATCCAGACAAAAAAATCCATgtggaaacactggccttaatgACACTTCAGACCTGATGGACTTTATATATCTATGTTATAAATAACTGTAtgtgtatttacacacacacacacacacacacacagacacacacacacacttcatcccaaagcagcagaataGATATTCTTTCaaagtgtgcatggaacattccCAGGATACATTACAAGCTAGATCACAAAAAAAGTCTCAGCAAacttaagaagattgaaatcacaTCAAGCAACTTTTCCCATCACAGTTCTTTGAGACTAGAAGTCATATACAAATAAACCCCTGCAAAACCCACAGACtggtggaggctaaacaatatgctattgaACAGCCagtgggtcactgaagaaatcagagaggaaatcaAAAATACCTGgaggtaaatgaaaatgaaaacacaaccatccaaaatctatgggactgTAAGAGCAGACGCAGCTTTTGCAAGCATGTTCATAACAATACACTTCTAAGGTAGATGGGTTAATGAAGTTGCCATCTGCTGTAACTTGCAGTGTGGAGAGTGAAAGATTTCGAACCTTTGAGTgacttttttctattctctgataGACATCTCTGGTGTATACTGGGCAAGACATAGATTGTCAGAAATCGTTCGAGTCTGGGGCACTTTTGtcttactgagaaataattgacatacctTACCATCACCCTtctaaagtgtacagttcagagCGGCTTTTAGGAACTGCACACATTTTTGTATCCATCACtgctatctaattccagaacattttcatcattccgATTTGACTctataaattttacaaaaatcttagagaaccaaaatcacaaagattttctcttatggTTTCTTCTATAAGCATTCTAGTTTTCATCCATACAGTTAAGCCTATCTTCATTTTTGAGGTGTGGGTTGAGATCTCTGgtttttgtttctcagtgttttacacacacacacacacacacacacacacagacatacgtacacacacatctcacacacacacacacacacacacatacatgtccAATTATTCTAGCATAATTGGATTGCTTTGCAACTTTTGTTAGGTCTATTCTGGACTTTCTGTTATGTTCATTTGGCCCATTTGACTGGCCCTTTGCTAATAACACTAGGGACTGGCCAAGTATGGCTAATAGTCCAAACTCCTTCTGCCACCTATTTCTGTAAGCAAAGTTCATATTGGAACACAGCAATGCCTCTTCATTTACACGTTACCTATGCCTGTTTCTgcactacaacagcagagttgaatagttgcaacAGAAGCTATATGACACACAAAATCTACCAAAACCACATGAAAAGATTGCACCCCCTGTTATGTAGTAAAGTCTTGACATTAAATTGTGTGGGACCTTTGATACTGATACTCTCTTTTCATAGTTGTTTAGACTATTCTAGTTCTTTGACTTTACATAAAGACGTTACTCATAATACATTTGGGAATCAgacatttatatttagaaaaaaatcctgctggaatttaaaaaatatactgtgGTAAAATTCATACAAAATTAACCCATTTAAAGTGAAcacttcagtggcatttagttGTGCAACCAAGACATCTACCCATTTCCAaaacattcccatcaccccaaaTGGAAAATTCTTGCCCATTAAGCAGCTTCTCCCTgtcccaagcccctggcaactagTAATCTAacttctgtctccatggatttctCTAGTTTCAATATTTCGTacacatggaatcatacaatatatgaccttttgtgtctgctttatttcacttGGTATCATGTTTTTGAGGATATGACCATATCATAGCATATACcagacttcattcctttttatggctggatatGATTCCACGGTACGTATGtatctatatacacatacatatacatacatacatatagatagatatatagctatagctatagatatagatacatgaCACAATTTGTTTAATCATTCCTCCACTGATGGActtttgggctgtttccacttcttggctcTTGTGAAGAGTTGCAATGAGCATGCGTGTACACGTACTTGTTTGAGTATCTAGTTTCAAGCCTTTTTGGTAGATACCTAAGAATGGAATTAAGGGGTCATATGTTCATTTCTACGTTTAGCTTTTGaagaactaccaaactgttttcttccTGCTGGGATTTTCCTTGTGATCGTGATGATTCTATAGAACAACGTGAGGATAATTAACATCGTGACAATATTGACTCATGATTCATGAAAACCACACATCTCTCTATTTATCTCTTTCTTGATgactttcatcagtgttttgtggTGTTCAGCATACATATCTCACACATATTTTGTTGGACTTATACTAAGGATTTCGTTCCACGTTTCTTAGTTCTTAGTTATAAGTGACATtgatctttttttccaattttcaattttaagaaCAATGATAgtgtacaaaaatatataattaatatttctgTATTGTTCTCATGTCCAGTGACCTTGCTAAACGCACTTAGGAATTTTCTAGGCAGATGTTGATGTCATTTTCTAATA
Protein-coding regions in this window:
- the LOC105106000 gene encoding melanoma-associated antigen 10, producing MSELRKAAEDLQDPRDSRGLMDVQQMEAEQEGGASPWSSSSSVSSSYSACAVSLLHDAQPSMVTDLVGFLLLKYHRKQPTTRAEMLSIFLREYQHHFPAVFSQASEYMQLVFGVDVKEVDPGGHWYVLVPTLGLTCDGMLGDGQSMPKNGLLVMLLCMIHLEGERLPEEEVWGALSKLGLRAGREHFIYGEPRELITKAWVQEGYLEYRQVADSDPARFEFLWGPRAHAEISKLQVLEHVHRASRRGPSSFPSLSDEAASDEEEEA